From a single Osmerus eperlanus chromosome 8, fOsmEpe2.1, whole genome shotgun sequence genomic region:
- the ost4 gene encoding dolichyl-diphosphooligosaccharide--protein glycosyltransferase subunit 4, whose product MVTDVQLAIFANMLGVSLFLLVVLYHYVAVNNPKKLE is encoded by the coding sequence ATGGTTACGGACGTTCAGCTGGCAATATTCGCCAACATGCTTGGCGTATCGTTGTTCCTGCTGGTCGTGTTGTATCACTACGTTGCAGTCAACAATCCCAAGAAGCTGGAGTAG